A single window of Thermoanaerobacterium sp. PSU-2 DNA harbors:
- the galU gene encoding UTP--glucose-1-phosphate uridylyltransferase GalU has protein sequence MKIRKAIIPAAGLGTRFLPATKAQPKEMLPIVDKPTIQYIVEEAVNSGIEDILIITGRNKRAIEDHFDKSIELELELKKKGKENLLSLVEDITNMVDIHYIRQKEPKGLGHAIYCARAFVGDEPFAVLLGDDIVDAEVPVLKQMIEQYERYNCSIIGVQEVPKSEVDKYGIVDANMIDDRLYRVNNLIEKPRIDEAPSNMAILGRYIISPRIFEILKDVKPGAGGEIQLTDALKVLLEYEAIYAYNFEGKRYDVGDKMGYLKATVEYALKRDDLKDEFRKYLKEIAAIAEEVATHSEK, from the coding sequence ATGAAAATAAGAAAAGCTATAATACCTGCGGCAGGACTTGGGACAAGGTTTTTGCCTGCAACAAAAGCACAGCCAAAGGAAATGCTGCCAATAGTAGACAAGCCTACGATTCAGTATATAGTTGAAGAAGCTGTAAACTCAGGCATAGAGGATATACTCATAATAACAGGAAGAAACAAAAGAGCGATAGAAGACCATTTTGACAAATCGATAGAATTGGAATTGGAGCTTAAGAAGAAAGGCAAAGAAAATCTTTTAAGCCTCGTTGAAGACATAACAAATATGGTTGACATACATTATATAAGGCAGAAAGAGCCAAAGGGATTAGGCCATGCTATTTACTGTGCCAGAGCATTTGTAGGAGATGAGCCATTTGCAGTTTTATTAGGTGATGACATAGTTGATGCAGAAGTACCCGTATTAAAACAGATGATAGAACAATACGAAAGGTACAACTGCTCTATAATAGGCGTACAAGAAGTGCCAAAGAGTGAAGTAGACAAATACGGCATAGTAGATGCCAATATGATTGACGATAGGCTGTATAGAGTAAACAACCTTATAGAGAAGCCAAGAATAGATGAAGCGCCATCAAACATGGCGATATTAGGAAGGTACATAATATCGCCAAGGATATTTGAAATATTGAAAGATGTAAAGCCTGGAGCAGGTGGAGAGATACAGCTTACTGATGCGCTTAAAGTGTTATTGGAGTATGAAGCCATATATGCATATAATTTTGAAGGTAAGAGGTATGATGTGGGAGATAAGATGGGGTACTTGAAAGCGACGGTAGAGTACGCCTTAAAGAGAGATGATTTGAAAGATGAATTTAGAAAATACTTGAAAGAAATTGCAGCTATTGCCGAAGAGGTAGCTACACACAGTGAAAAATAA
- a CDS encoding Wzz/FepE/Etk N-terminal domain-containing protein → MEEEISLRELLEIIWKWRKTIALITIVSVLIAGLLSFFVIKPTYEATTTLSVSDITPQTGFFGSNTTVVLPNQNSSDGSMIQSDTADKDLSYLLSSILKYQDMTVNTYKEEVTNPQVLLNTIKQLKLDPKRYTLDNFKNEIDVQTIDNTNLITITVKEKDPKLAAKIADAIAANFKSYIVSRNNRQTDKLIATIENLINLQNSKIEAATNELNIINPANKTEYEQNQTKLNLLKNTRDIMLEKYNMLQLVKASNLGEQGIMVTSKAIVPDKPVSPKKSLNIAIAFILGLMVSVFVVFFAEYWKSTSAKVEKK, encoded by the coding sequence ATGGAAGAAGAAATTTCTTTGAGAGAATTATTGGAGATTATATGGAAATGGCGAAAGACTATCGCTTTGATAACTATTGTATCTGTATTGATAGCTGGTTTATTGAGCTTTTTTGTGATAAAACCAACTTATGAAGCAACTACGACTTTAAGTGTGTCAGATATAACGCCACAGACAGGATTTTTTGGTTCAAATACAACAGTTGTTTTGCCTAATCAAAATAGCAGTGATGGGTCAATGATACAAAGCGATACGGCGGATAAAGATTTGTCGTATTTATTATCTTCTATTTTAAAGTATCAAGATATGACAGTAAATACATATAAAGAAGAGGTCACGAATCCACAAGTATTGTTAAACACGATTAAACAATTAAAGCTTGACCCTAAAAGATACACGCTTGATAATTTCAAAAATGAAATTGACGTGCAAACAATTGATAACACTAATTTAATAACAATTACTGTAAAAGAGAAAGATCCCAAATTAGCGGCTAAAATAGCTGATGCTATTGCAGCAAATTTTAAATCTTACATAGTATCAAGAAACAATAGGCAGACAGATAAACTTATAGCCACGATAGAGAACCTCATAAATCTTCAAAATTCAAAGATCGAAGCGGCCACAAATGAATTAAACATTATAAATCCAGCAAACAAGACTGAATATGAACAAAATCAAACTAAATTGAATCTTTTAAAGAATACAAGAGATATAATGCTGGAAAAGTACAACATGCTTCAACTTGTAAAAGCATCTAACTTAGGTGAGCAAGGCATAATGGTTACATCAAAAGCCATCGTTCCTGATAAACCTGTATCGCCGAAGAAATCATTAAATATAGCAATTGCCTTTATATTAGGTCTTATGGTAAGTGTGTTTGTGGTATTTTTTGCAGAATATTGGAAAAGTACCAGTGCCAAAGTTGAAAAAAAATAA
- a CDS encoding phosphomannomutase/phosphoglucomutase: MALNQNMFRMYDIRGVWNDDLTEETAELIGKAFGTYIQNEKGIKDVIVGRDNRISSKPIRNAVVNGLTSTGCNVLDIGVLSTPAFYYSRILYNYDAGLMITASHNPPQFNGFKVAFGPSTIYGDELKKLYHIAEKGDFKTGIGSLKYAYPIQSYIKMIQDKVKLGDKKLKVVVDCGNGTCSNIYPDIIYGLGCEVYPLYCESDPTFPNHFPDPVNADNLKDLISEVKRLGADVGIAFDGDGDRIGVVDEKGNIIWGDMLMVLYWREIMKKHPGADAIVEVKCSKALPEEIKKLGGNPIFYKTGHSLIKAKMKEINAVFTGEMSGHMFFADEYYGYDDAAYAAARLLRILSNTDKTLSELLSDVPKYPSTPELRLHCDDDKKFDVVKGVTEHFREKGYDLIDIDGARVMFNGGWGLVRASNTGPELIVRCEADTEKRLEEIKDELAGVLKEYGVELK, encoded by the coding sequence ATGGCTCTAAATCAAAATATGTTCAGGATGTACGATATACGCGGTGTATGGAATGATGACCTTACCGAAGAAACAGCAGAGCTTATTGGTAAAGCCTTCGGTACATATATTCAAAATGAAAAAGGCATAAAAGATGTAATTGTAGGCAGAGACAACAGGATATCATCAAAGCCTATAAGAAATGCAGTAGTAAATGGACTTACATCTACAGGTTGCAATGTGTTGGATATCGGTGTTCTGTCGACGCCTGCTTTTTACTATTCCCGAATACTATACAATTACGATGCAGGGCTTATGATAACGGCAAGCCACAATCCACCGCAGTTTAACGGATTTAAAGTTGCATTTGGACCATCAACTATATATGGTGATGAGCTTAAGAAGCTCTATCATATTGCGGAAAAAGGCGATTTCAAGACGGGGATAGGTTCTTTGAAATACGCATATCCAATACAAAGCTACATAAAGATGATTCAGGATAAGGTAAAACTTGGCGATAAAAAGCTTAAAGTTGTTGTAGACTGTGGAAACGGTACATGTTCAAACATATATCCTGATATTATATACGGGCTGGGGTGCGAAGTATACCCACTGTACTGCGAATCAGATCCAACATTTCCAAACCATTTTCCTGATCCAGTGAACGCAGACAATCTGAAAGACTTGATAAGTGAGGTTAAAAGACTTGGCGCAGACGTTGGCATAGCTTTTGACGGTGACGGAGATAGAATTGGCGTCGTTGACGAAAAAGGCAATATAATATGGGGCGATATGCTGATGGTGCTTTACTGGAGAGAAATAATGAAAAAGCACCCTGGCGCAGATGCTATTGTTGAAGTTAAATGTTCAAAGGCATTGCCTGAAGAGATAAAGAAACTTGGTGGAAATCCGATCTTTTATAAAACTGGTCACAGCCTTATAAAGGCAAAGATGAAAGAAATCAATGCTGTTTTTACAGGTGAGATGTCAGGCCACATGTTCTTTGCTGATGAGTATTATGGCTATGATGACGCGGCGTATGCTGCAGCAAGGCTTTTAAGAATACTTTCTAATACGGATAAGACATTGTCAGAGCTTCTTTCTGATGTGCCAAAATATCCGTCAACGCCTGAATTGAGATTGCACTGCGATGATGATAAGAAATTTGACGTTGTAAAGGGTGTGACGGAACATTTTAGAGAAAAAGGGTACGATTTAATAGACATTGACGGCGCAAGAGTCATGTTTAATGGCGGATGGGGGCTTGTTAGAGCATCTAATACAGGCCCTGAATTGATTGTAAGGTGTGAAGCTGATACTGAGAAAAGGCTTGAAGAGATAAAAGATGAGCTTGCAGGTGTGCTAAAAGAATACGGTGTTGAGCTTAAATAG
- the loaP gene encoding antiterminator LoaP: MSHVEYILKTHQKEAAYVEDDEKWYVIYTRTGDELKVKRLIELLFCKLKRKSIRVLIPKRAIIERKGKNRVEKIKFLFPGYVFIKTCMSHELYNDIKRLPRFLKFLKDGIEPAEVREEEINIILALIGDSDIVGFSTGIKVGGKVKIIDGPLKGFEGLIEKIDKRKGRVKVRLNVSGNVNLVDLGIRIVENLDKNEDKLSEVS; the protein is encoded by the coding sequence ATGTCTCATGTCGAATACATCTTAAAAACACATCAAAAGGAGGCAGCATATGTGGAAGATGATGAAAAATGGTATGTTATATATACTAGAACGGGAGATGAACTGAAAGTAAAAAGGTTGATTGAATTGCTATTTTGTAAATTGAAAAGAAAATCTATTAGAGTGTTGATACCTAAAAGGGCAATAATTGAAAGAAAAGGCAAGAACCGTGTAGAGAAAATAAAGTTTTTATTTCCAGGTTACGTATTTATAAAGACGTGCATGAGCCACGAACTTTACAATGATATTAAAAGATTACCTCGCTTTTTAAAATTTTTAAAAGATGGGATTGAGCCTGCTGAGGTAAGAGAAGAAGAAATAAATATCATACTGGCACTTATAGGAGACTCCGATATAGTCGGATTTTCGACAGGCATAAAAGTAGGCGGAAAGGTAAAAATCATCGATGGACCGCTTAAAGGGTTTGAAGGTCTTATCGAAAAAATCGACAAACGGAAAGGAAGGGTAAAAGTTAGGCTAAATGTATCTGGAAATGTCAACCTGGTTGATTTAGGCATCCGAATTGTGGAAAATTTAGATAAAAACGAAGATAAGCTATCAGAAGTTTCGTGA
- a CDS encoding DUF2225 domain-containing protein, which yields MNSFLYDAKTKCPVCGREFTYTKVRMSHLRVVEIRKDLYTKYEGIEPFFYDPIVCPNCGYAALNESFNNINEESRKEVLSRITTNWTKRKFSGERTPKKALESYLLSLYCSEIKNDKDIMFAKTCLRISWIYDILGDTANKIKFLKISLDKYEKAYEGNDSFEGEIQLIYLIGELNKILGNRDEALKWFNKVINHPLRSNYSMIVDFARDEWQSLKI from the coding sequence ATGAACTCTTTTTTGTACGATGCAAAGACAAAATGCCCAGTTTGTGGCAGAGAATTTACTTATACTAAAGTTAGAATGTCTCATTTAAGAGTTGTGGAAATCAGAAAGGATCTGTATACAAAATATGAAGGAATAGAGCCTTTTTTTTATGATCCTATTGTATGTCCCAATTGCGGTTATGCTGCATTAAACGAGTCTTTTAACAATATTAATGAAGAAAGTAGAAAGGAGGTTCTTTCAAGAATCACTACAAATTGGACGAAAAGAAAGTTTTCTGGTGAAAGGACTCCTAAAAAAGCTTTAGAATCGTATCTTTTGTCTTTATATTGTTCAGAGATAAAAAACGATAAAGATATAATGTTTGCTAAGACATGCTTGAGGATAAGTTGGATATACGACATATTAGGAGATACTGCAAATAAAATAAAGTTCTTAAAGATTTCATTAGACAAATATGAGAAAGCATATGAAGGAAATGATTCATTTGAAGGCGAGATACAGCTTATATATTTGATAGGTGAGTTAAACAAGATATTAGGCAATAGAGATGAAGCTCTAAAATGGTTTAACAAGGTAATAAATCATCCATTGAGAAGCAATTATTCTATGATAGTTGATTTTGCAAGAGATGAATGGCAAAGCCTAAAAATATGA
- the ndk gene encoding nucleoside-diphosphate kinase: MEKTFAMVKPDGVKRGLIGEILKRYESKGLNLVAAKVIWPSLELLQKHYEEHKDKPFYADLIQYMMSGPVFAMVLEGDNAVKIVRLLNGPTKIEDAQPGTIRGDFCTNTTFNIVHGSDSLESAKREILLWFPEYANKI, from the coding sequence ATGGAAAAGACATTTGCTATGGTAAAGCCAGACGGTGTAAAGCGCGGGCTCATAGGCGAGATATTAAAAAGGTACGAAAGCAAAGGACTTAATCTTGTGGCTGCAAAAGTTATATGGCCTTCTTTGGAACTCCTTCAAAAGCACTATGAGGAGCACAAAGACAAACCATTTTATGCTGACTTAATTCAATATATGATGTCTGGACCTGTCTTCGCCATGGTCTTAGAAGGTGATAATGCTGTTAAAATAGTAAGGCTCTTAAACGGTCCTACAAAAATTGAAGATGCTCAACCAGGTACAATACGAGGGGATTTTTGCACAAATACGACATTCAATATAGTGCACGGCTCTGACAGCTTAGAAAGTGCAAAAAGAGAAATACTTTTATGGTTTCCAGAATACGCGAATAAAATTTAG
- a CDS encoding TIGR02679 family protein, whose amino-acid sequence MKADDIAFFRKNKGYERIFKAIRDKYKSIGRIGGVIKLDDLTNSEKVVLSNHFKKDFSKRKSISIDVNKFAETFLNTRFEKYSLIDILESYFDEKLTSKKEDMYQYENEKEKFFNRFLSEYEGTNCWQWLKSVYENKAVGVRTINQRYDSDRMLLKRDIKYVCDALNKLPVYEGKKLRLPVFSSYITRDPHRFDVNTDCGKMFINALATIFGVNDIKNSEEIAELLYRTGIVIDEISNFVTLKGLLAYSKGKSDKVFKAAYECNEVLQVPLYNLSALDMVESPSKKVFVLENPGVFLSVCDFIKKPVPLVCAYGQPRLSLLVLLDMLYKNGTDIYYSGDFDPEGIQIAQRLFKRYPDRFHFWRYDVEDYIKALSDKTLTESRLKMLDKIDTAQLKPLTDKMKILKKTGYQELILDDIIKDVLSII is encoded by the coding sequence ATGAAAGCCGATGATATAGCATTTTTTAGAAAAAACAAAGGGTATGAAAGGATATTTAAAGCTATTAGGGATAAATATAAAAGCATAGGAAGGATAGGTGGTGTAATCAAACTTGATGATTTGACAAATTCTGAGAAAGTAGTATTGTCTAACCATTTTAAGAAGGACTTTAGCAAACGAAAATCGATAAGTATTGATGTCAATAAATTTGCAGAGACATTTTTAAATACGAGATTTGAAAAATACAGTTTGATTGATATATTAGAATCGTATTTTGATGAAAAGTTAACCAGTAAAAAAGAGGACATGTATCAGTATGAAAATGAAAAAGAAAAGTTCTTTAACAGGTTTTTATCCGAGTATGAAGGGACTAATTGTTGGCAATGGTTGAAATCTGTTTATGAAAATAAAGCTGTAGGAGTAAGAACGATAAACCAAAGATATGACAGTGATCGTATGTTGCTTAAAAGAGATATAAAATACGTATGTGATGCACTGAATAAACTTCCAGTTTATGAAGGAAAGAAATTAAGGTTACCAGTATTTTCATCGTACATCACTAGAGATCCACATAGATTCGATGTAAATACTGACTGCGGTAAAATGTTCATAAATGCACTGGCTACGATTTTCGGAGTCAATGATATAAAAAATTCGGAAGAGATTGCTGAGCTTTTATATAGGACTGGCATAGTGATTGACGAGATATCGAATTTCGTGACGCTTAAAGGACTTTTGGCATATAGCAAAGGTAAGAGTGACAAGGTGTTTAAAGCTGCGTATGAGTGCAATGAAGTTTTGCAAGTACCGCTTTACAATTTGAGCGCGCTGGATATGGTCGAGAGCCCATCAAAAAAGGTATTTGTATTAGAAAATCCAGGTGTTTTTTTGTCCGTATGCGATTTTATTAAGAAGCCTGTTCCGCTTGTATGTGCATATGGCCAGCCCAGATTATCTCTGCTTGTCCTCTTAGATATGCTGTATAAAAATGGCACAGACATATATTATTCAGGTGATTTTGACCCTGAAGGTATACAAATAGCCCAAAGACTTTTTAAAAGATATCCTGACAGATTTCATTTTTGGAGGTATGATGTTGAGGACTACATAAAAGCCTTGTCAGATAAGACATTGACGGAATCAAGGCTTAAAATGCTAGATAAAATCGATACGGCTCAATTAAAGCCTTTGACTGACAAGATGAAGATATTGAAAAAAACTGGTTATCAAGAGCTTATTCTCGATGATATCATTAAAGATGTATTGTCAATAATATAA
- a CDS encoding calcium-translocating P-type ATPase, SERCA-type has translation MFQTKKPENSTIYFFNNEFIKNGLSEQEARKRLLKYGLNVLDEGRKLTAFDIFLDQFKDFIVMVLLVATLISALMGEIADAVTITVIIILNAILGFVQEYRTEQSLDALKKLSAPSSKVLRDGAVKEIPSEEITVDDVILLEAGDKVPADAIVFEAYNLRLDESILTGESIPVTKEPVEIGNRKVAPKNSFIYMGTVVTSGRCKALVVDVGMRTEMGKIAGMIKDIDDSMTPLQRRLDKLGKILVTGSLLICALVVVMGIIRGESIYYMFLSGVSLAVAAIPEGLPAVVTVSLAIGVQRMLKRNAIVRKLPAVETLGCTNVICTDKTGTLTENKMTVKKIFVNDGVVEIEGKSNNVKFTINGRKVEPIYDPALKRLLEIGYMCNNADVKIEKIKVRNEVVEDVKYVGDPTEAAIMYASILGGVSKEYVEKKMKRIEEIPFDSDRKRMSVVVEENGLMYAFTKGAPDVVVELCTKVLRDGREVPLSSFEKKKILEANEKFSKDALRVLAFAYRRLPKGVRYSDPSVIERDLVFVGLEGMIDPPRREAYDAVLKCKLAGIKPIMITGDHKLTAAAIADELNIHSKTDNIMTGEEIDRLDDKKLNEAVENTTVYARVSPKHKLRIVRALKSRGYVVAMTGDGVNDAPAIKEADIGISMGKSGTDVAKEASSMILTDDNFATIVAAIEEGRIIYDNIRKFIRYLLSCNIGEVITMFLAALSSLELPLVPIQILMVNLVTDGLPALALGLDPADKDIMNLKPRKADESIFANGLGIRIGIVGTLMAVCTLSSYIFALTYGTLDRARTIAFSTLVMVELIHSFECRSERHLIFELGLFTNKYLVVAVTASFLLFLSTIYIPFLSAVFRTVPLTWFDWLVVVFFSSIEFVFNNLYTAFVLPKKEAK, from the coding sequence ATGTTTCAGACAAAAAAACCAGAAAATAGTACAATTTACTTCTTTAATAATGAATTTATCAAAAATGGGTTAAGCGAACAAGAAGCACGTAAGAGATTATTAAAATACGGTCTTAATGTTCTTGATGAAGGTAGAAAATTGACTGCTTTTGATATTTTTTTAGATCAATTTAAAGATTTTATTGTAATGGTTTTGTTAGTTGCAACGTTGATTTCTGCTCTAATGGGAGAAATAGCCGATGCTGTGACGATTACGGTTATTATAATCCTTAACGCAATTCTTGGTTTTGTGCAAGAATACAGGACCGAACAGTCGCTGGATGCTCTGAAAAAACTTTCTGCACCATCTTCAAAGGTTTTAAGGGATGGTGCTGTAAAAGAAATACCTTCAGAAGAGATAACAGTCGATGATGTAATATTGCTTGAAGCAGGAGATAAAGTACCAGCAGATGCTATCGTATTTGAAGCTTATAACTTAAGGCTTGATGAATCTATTTTAACAGGTGAGTCTATTCCTGTAACAAAAGAACCTGTCGAAATAGGAAACAGGAAGGTGGCGCCAAAAAATAGCTTTATATACATGGGTACTGTAGTCACAAGCGGACGCTGCAAAGCTTTAGTTGTTGATGTAGGCATGAGGACTGAAATGGGCAAAATTGCAGGGATGATTAAGGATATTGACGACAGTATGACGCCACTTCAAAGAAGGCTTGATAAATTAGGGAAGATCCTTGTAACAGGTTCTTTATTAATTTGCGCTCTTGTGGTAGTTATGGGAATCATTAGAGGCGAATCTATCTATTACATGTTTTTGTCTGGAGTCAGTCTTGCAGTAGCTGCCATACCTGAAGGTCTTCCTGCCGTTGTTACAGTGTCCCTTGCAATAGGAGTTCAAAGAATGTTAAAGCGAAATGCGATTGTCAGGAAACTTCCGGCTGTAGAGACCCTTGGATGTACAAATGTCATCTGCACTGATAAAACAGGCACTTTAACGGAAAACAAAATGACAGTTAAAAAGATTTTTGTAAATGATGGTGTTGTAGAAATTGAAGGAAAGTCAAACAACGTTAAATTTACAATAAATGGTAGAAAAGTAGAGCCTATTTACGATCCCGCATTAAAAAGGCTACTAGAAATAGGATATATGTGTAATAATGCAGATGTAAAAATAGAAAAGATCAAAGTAAGAAATGAAGTTGTAGAAGATGTTAAATACGTTGGTGATCCTACAGAAGCTGCTATTATGTATGCCTCAATTTTGGGAGGTGTATCTAAAGAATACGTAGAAAAAAAGATGAAACGAATTGAAGAAATTCCATTTGATTCAGACAGAAAAAGGATGAGCGTCGTAGTTGAGGAAAATGGCTTGATGTATGCATTTACGAAGGGTGCCCCAGATGTTGTAGTCGAACTATGCACTAAGGTTTTAAGGGATGGAAGGGAGGTTCCACTCAGCTCTTTTGAAAAAAAGAAAATACTTGAGGCGAATGAAAAGTTCAGTAAGGATGCTCTTAGGGTGTTGGCATTTGCCTATAGGAGGCTTCCTAAAGGAGTTAGATACAGTGATCCATCAGTTATTGAGAGGGATTTGGTCTTTGTCGGATTGGAAGGAATGATAGATCCGCCCAGAAGAGAAGCATACGATGCTGTATTAAAATGTAAATTGGCAGGCATTAAACCTATAATGATAACAGGAGATCATAAGTTAACTGCTGCAGCTATTGCAGATGAATTAAATATACACTCAAAAACTGATAACATCATGACAGGAGAGGAGATAGATAGATTAGATGATAAGAAACTTAATGAAGCAGTAGAGAATACGACTGTTTACGCGAGAGTTTCTCCAAAACATAAATTGAGGATTGTAAGAGCTTTAAAAAGCAGGGGATATGTTGTAGCCATGACTGGCGATGGTGTAAATGATGCACCTGCCATTAAAGAGGCTGATATTGGCATTTCTATGGGGAAAAGCGGTACAGATGTAGCGAAAGAGGCGTCTTCTATGATTTTGACTGATGACAATTTTGCTACCATTGTAGCGGCGATTGAAGAAGGGAGGATTATATACGACAACATAAGAAAATTTATAAGATATTTATTATCATGCAACATTGGAGAAGTAATAACGATGTTTTTAGCTGCTTTGTCATCTTTAGAGCTTCCGCTTGTTCCTATACAAATTTTGATGGTAAATCTTGTGACAGACGGGCTACCCGCATTAGCGTTGGGGCTTGATCCTGCTGATAAAGACATAATGAATTTAAAACCGAGAAAGGCAGATGAAAGCATCTTTGCAAACGGCCTTGGAATAAGAATAGGCATCGTTGGAACTTTAATGGCTGTTTGCACCTTGTCATCGTACATATTTGCATTGACTTACGGCACATTGGACAGAGCAAGAACGATTGCGTTTTCAACTTTAGTCATGGTAGAGCTTATACATTCGTTTGAATGTAGATCAGAGAGGCATTTGATATTTGAGTTAGGCTTATTTACTAACAAATATTTAGTAGTTGCAGTTACTGCATCATTCTTGCTTTTTCTCTCAACTATATACATACCATTTTTAAGCGCTGTTTTTAGGACTGTACCTTTGACTTGGTTTGATTGGTTGGTAGTAGTATTTTTTTCATCTATAGAATTTGTCTTTAATAATCTGTATACTGCCTTTGTACTTCCTAAAAAAGAGGCGAAGTAA